The DNA sequence TAGATAAGAGCTGTTTCTAACAAATACAAGTTCACTACTAAAATTAGTATAACTCACAGCACATAAGAcggtgtttttcttttataggTGTGACAGCATATTCCTTTGACAACCACATTTCTCAGATTCCTCTGGTGTCCTCTGTCACCTCACCTGTTGCTGGAAGACAGTTTGTCTATTGACTATTTAAAAATTAGGAAGAGAAAGCTAGTTAAGTGGCAGAGAAGAGCAGTTCATTTCGCCAGAGTAATCTGTGGAATGTGGTCCTCACAGGGCTCCATTCTTGTAAAAGGTACACACAGACATTAAAGAGTTTCACGATTTGGATTACAGATTTGAATAttataaagaaatgaaaagaaatgtttttaacaaaataaatttagcTTTGAAcactttaacttgttccttcacACCAGTCATACAGTGCCTATGCGAACCTGTTTACTATCATGTTTTAGAGATTGTTCTCACCTTACTGGCTGTGCATACCAGTTGTAACTACCTTCTGCTTCTCCCTCCCTTGTAGGTCTCTCAGTAGGATTAGGCGGAAGATTAGTAACAAATTCCAAAGAATCATTTTAGTGGTCATCCTTCTGGTAATAGGTGTCATTGTGCAGGTAGCAGTGCTGAGGTACCAGAACTCTGATCCTGACAAGAATTACCAGGAcatacagaaagacagtaaGAGTAAGAGTATGGCTTTCCCAGGACTTGGTTCCTTCTGGATGGAGTATGAGAATAGATCATTCATTGACAACAGCTTGGTCCAAGGATGGGATGTTACAAATGCCAACTGCTCTGCCAACTCCAGCATGGTCAGCATGCCATGGTTTGCTGGAGTGGGGGAACGTATCCAGCGGTTCCTGTTGTACCGGCACTGTAGGTACTTCCCCATGATCTTTAACCATCCAGAGAAATGCGGAGAAGACATCTATCTCCTGATGGTGGTCAAGTCCGTGATCACACAGTACAAGCGCAGGGAGGCCATCCGCAGGACCTGGGGGCAGGAGAAGGAGATCAGGGGCAAGAAGATCAGACTCGTGTTCCTTCTGGGGACAGACTCCAAAGGAGAAGAGCAGGCTCACCACCAGAAGCTCCTGGAATACGAGGACAGGGTGTTTGGAGACATCCTCCAGTGGGACTTTGAAGACAGTTTctacaacctcaccctcaaggAGGTTGGCTTCCTAAAGTGGTTTTCCATCTATTGTCAAAGCGTGCCGTACATCTTCAAGGGAGACGATGATGTCTTTGTAAACACTGTCAATGTAGTAGAATTTCTGGAAAGTAACAAGAACACAACAGACTTGATCACTGGGGATGTCCTTACAACCTCTGCTCCAAGCAGAGAGAGGAATAGCAAATACTTCATCCCAGAAGTGATGTTCAGTGAGACTTTTTACCCTCCATATGTAGGAGGAGGAGGGTTCCTCATGGGAGGCCCCTTGGCTATGAGGATGTACGGTGCTTCTAATGAGCTGGAAATCTTCCCTATTGATGATGCGTTTATAGGCATGTGTCTCAAAGTGCTCCAGGTCAGCCCCAAGGAGCACAGTGGCATTAAGACACTGGGCATCAAAGTTAAAAGCAGAGAAAATGGGATGAGTAAAAACCCCTGTTGGTACCGTGACTTGCTGCTGGTCCATAAGTTGGCTCCTGATGAGCTGATTCAAATGTGGGAACAGTTGAACAGCAACCTCACCTGCACACAGACAAAGTATATAGAATAGAGAGGTCTGAAGGTAGGTTGAGATAAGGTACAGACTAATCCAGTTGTGCATAGTAAatgtatgtaaaaaatgtataatctgAAATAATAATCTTCCCACAGGTCAATAAGATCAGATAAAAATCtatgtacagtgctttgcttaTGTACAAAATGTAAGAGATGTTTTGCTATTCATATGGTTGTAGTGTGGTTGGTGTAAATATCagggttctttgttttctgtagGAGAAGAGTAAAATGAATATGAATGTGTATATATGTTGCAGTATGTAGGATTTAATTGTACTGCTTGTATGGTTTAAGTTTCTGTTTAAGTTTAAGTTTAGGTTTCTATGGGATAAGTTTCTGTGTGGTAACACGTACATAATTTGATGCCAGATCAATGTCTGAGAAATCACTATGTCATCTTATAGTATAATATAATGCTTAAATgacctgttttaaaaaaatccaactTTATCCTGTGAGACCTCAAAACATTTTGtcacatgtttgcagtatcagATAGGTAGTTTGATTCAAACACATGCAGGAATATTTTTCCAGTTCCATTCAAGCTCCTTTGTGGATGAACTGGGATATTGTTGTCCCATTGACATTTTTTGTGCCATCTGAGCCATTGAACTCTTTCAAAGTTGGCATTGGCCTTAATGGTGTCATCACTAAGCAGTATTCACCATGCCCTGCTGCTTAGTTTGGACTGACAATTAAATCTAGGCATTATTTGGTTAGCAATATATTCTGTTCCTTCCAGTTCTTTATGATCAACCTCACCATGTTTAAAGGGATGTTCAGTCATCTGAACACATATACAACATTATCAGAGTTCTGAAAGCTTGTTGGCTTTTCTTCAAATACTCTACTGGACTGAAGGATCATGCAGGAATAGGTATATTTATAATGAGATCATGTGAGACGCTATCATTGCAAAGGTTCCTTGTGTGGGTTGTTAAGATAATTTTGTACACctcaattaatttaggtttgccacagcatAAGGCTTATGCAATCAAGacttttcaatttttatttttaattatctaTTGACTTTCTTCTTTCATATTTCTTCTGCGATAGACTGGGGtccattaatatattaattaacaaatattaattgcttaatCAAAGCATCACGATTTCAAGTTTTTAACCAGCACAATGTGAGAATTGTACAAAAACCAGAGTACTTTTGGAAGGCACTTAAATTTTATATTCAGATATAACATTTATTCATGCATTTTTCAACTCCTTTCAGTTCAGGGTTAAAGGGGAGCCAGAGCTATCCCAGAAAGAAACATGTATAAGGCAGGACACATCCTGGACAAgacacagtccatcacagggcacacaacacacactcataccagggaaaatattcccagaagccaattagcctaccatatgtcttactgtatgtcatatgTCAAACTGGCGCACCTGGGGAAAACCCACATAAAGATGAGGATAACAGATAGACTACACAGATAGtagcccaggtctggaattgaacccaggactctaGCACCACAAAGCAATCGTGCTAGCTACTGTGCCACCCTCACATATAACATCATagattatatttaatatgtatattatttttaaaaaaaggtgatttcaaataaattttattttatatgaagCTGTCTGTgtaacaggaaaaacaaaagttaGTACATGTTCATAAAAATCATCAGATATCTAAAATAGTACATTTTAACAGAAGAAATTGACACATTTCTTTTAGTGGCTATGAAGTTATAATGAAGGAAATAGAAACATTCAAATAGATATATAAACACAGAAATTGATGAGAATGTTAATGAGCTCAAAAGCAATAGATAATGGAAATGTGACAGAAATTTGACAGTTATGCTATTGAATTAATGGGAATTGCTGTTTAAAGTAAGCATTTTAATAGTTAATTAGAAGACACTGTAATTTAACTTAAATGAAACTAGATTAAAGTCTTAAATTAAGTTTGATTTTCAGGCAGTTACTAAATCTACTGAATTCATGGAgaattaatacaattaattaattctccacctataaggctctgcatggcttggtacctcagtacctgtctgaacttttatcaccctactccccacctctcaACCTTccttcttctaattctggtctccttactgtcccccaagcccgttcattctatgggtgacagggccttctcctgtgatgcccccaagctctggaactctctgcccaaggatatctgagagtcaccttctctaaactcctccaagtccagactcaaaactttcttctttagaagagcctgtacttaactggttccattctttacccctctgcttttcctagtaccaccatccacggtctcctctgtgtattgtcattgtgttttatcttgtgtattcttcttatttattgttgttgtcattctgtaaagcgctttgagaagccacctttaaagacgctatataaaataaagtttattattatattattattattaaaatatgcaaCAGCACGCAAGAGACTATctgaaaaatacatacaataaaATGTTGAAACCTGCTTACATTCCAACTCA is a window from the Lepisosteus oculatus isolate fLepOcu1 chromosome 3, fLepOcu1.hap2, whole genome shotgun sequence genome containing:
- the LOC102688225 gene encoding UDP-GlcNAc:betaGal beta-1,3-N-acetylglucosaminyltransferase 7-like codes for the protein MSLSRIRRKISNKFQRIILVVILLVIGVIVQVAVLRYQNSDPDKNYQDIQKDSKSKSMAFPGLGSFWMEYENRSFIDNSLVQGWDVTNANCSANSSMVSMPWFAGVGERIQRFLLYRHCRYFPMIFNHPEKCGEDIYLLMVVKSVITQYKRREAIRRTWGQEKEIRGKKIRLVFLLGTDSKGEEQAHHQKLLEYEDRVFGDILQWDFEDSFYNLTLKEVGFLKWFSIYCQSVPYIFKGDDDVFVNTVNVVEFLESNKNTTDLITGDVLTTSAPSRERNSKYFIPEVMFSETFYPPYVGGGGFLMGGPLAMRMYGASNELEIFPIDDAFIGMCLKVLQVSPKEHSGIKTLGIKVKSRENGMSKNPCWYRDLLLVHKLAPDELIQMWEQLNSNLTCTQTKYIE